A stretch of the Actinotalea sp. JY-7876 genome encodes the following:
- the glmM gene encoding phosphoglucosamine mutase, translating to MGRLFGTDGVRGLANRDVTAELALDVAVAAAHVLASQGAFEGHRPRAVIGRDPRASGEFLSAAVAAGLASAGVDVLNVGVLPTPAVAFLTGALHVDLGVMLSASHNPMPDNGIKFFARGGQKLPDDVEDAIERRIGEAWERPVGAAVGRIAMDGASGERYIDHLISTLPGGATALEGMRIAVDCANGAASEVGPAALRAAGADVVVINASPDGRNINEKCGSTHPEQLQAAVVAAGAHLGVAFDGDADRCLAVDHRGELVDGDQIMGILAVALRERDELVDDTLVITVMSNLGLQLAMTAAGIRTVQTAVGDRYVLEAMRTGGFSLGGEQSGHLIMAEHATTGDGTLTALHLAARVAASGRSLAELAQTVPRLPQILLNVAGVDRGRAASDDGLLAAVSAAEAELGETGRVLLRPSGTEPVVRVMVEAADQEQADRVAHRLADVVRERLAL from the coding sequence ATGGGTCGGTTGTTCGGTACCGACGGGGTGCGTGGGCTCGCGAACCGCGACGTGACGGCGGAGCTCGCGCTCGACGTCGCGGTCGCCGCGGCGCACGTGCTCGCGTCCCAGGGGGCGTTCGAGGGGCACCGGCCCCGGGCCGTGATCGGGCGTGACCCGCGCGCGTCGGGGGAGTTCCTGTCGGCCGCGGTCGCCGCGGGCCTGGCCAGCGCGGGCGTCGACGTCCTCAACGTCGGCGTGCTGCCGACGCCGGCCGTCGCCTTCCTCACGGGCGCGCTCCACGTGGACCTCGGGGTGATGCTGTCCGCCTCGCACAACCCCATGCCTGACAACGGGATCAAGTTCTTCGCGCGCGGCGGCCAGAAGCTGCCCGACGACGTCGAGGACGCGATCGAGCGGCGCATCGGCGAGGCCTGGGAACGCCCGGTCGGCGCCGCCGTCGGGCGGATCGCCATGGACGGCGCGTCCGGCGAGCGCTACATCGACCACCTGATCTCCACGCTGCCCGGCGGTGCCACCGCGCTCGAGGGCATGCGGATCGCCGTCGACTGCGCCAACGGCGCGGCGAGCGAGGTCGGGCCCGCGGCCCTGCGCGCGGCCGGGGCCGACGTCGTCGTCATCAACGCCTCGCCCGACGGGCGCAACATCAACGAGAAGTGCGGGTCGACGCACCCCGAGCAGCTGCAGGCCGCCGTGGTCGCTGCAGGCGCGCACCTCGGGGTGGCCTTCGACGGCGACGCCGACCGCTGCCTGGCCGTCGACCACCGCGGCGAGCTGGTCGACGGCGACCAGATCATGGGCATCCTGGCCGTCGCGCTCCGCGAGCGCGACGAGCTCGTCGACGACACCCTCGTCATCACGGTCATGAGCAACCTGGGCCTGCAGCTCGCGATGACCGCGGCGGGGATCCGCACCGTCCAGACCGCCGTGGGCGACCGCTACGTCCTCGAGGCGATGCGCACGGGCGGCTTCAGCCTCGGTGGCGAGCAGTCCGGGCACCTGATCATGGCCGAGCACGCCACGACGGGCGATGGCACGCTCACGGCGCTCCACCTGGCGGCCCGGGTGGCCGCCAGCGGTCGCTCGCTCGCCGAGCTCGCCCAGACGGTCCCGCGGCTGCCGCAGATCCTGCTCAACGTGGCGGGCGTGGACCGCGGCCGGGCGGCGTCGGACGACGGCCTGCTCGCGGCCGTCAGCGCCGCCGAGGCGGAGCTGGGCGAGACGGGCCGCGTGCTCCTTCGCCCCTCGGGCACGGAGCCGGTGGTCCGCGTCATGGTCGAGGCGGCCGACCAGGAGCAGGCCGACCGGGTCGCGCACCGGCTCGCCGACGTGGTCCGGGAGCGGCTGGCGCTGTGA
- the rpsI gene encoding 30S ribosomal protein S9, translated as MADTTVDIAEDETPSSYTSETAAPTGRGQSLTAPGQALGRRKEAVARVRLVPGTGQWKINGRTLEDYFPNKVHQQLVNSPLKLVDVEGRFDVVARIVGGGVSGQAGALRLGVARALNEIDAEHNRAALKKAGFLTRDARVVERKKAGLKKARKAPQYSKR; from the coding sequence GTGGCCGACACCACCGTGGACATCGCTGAGGACGAGACGCCCAGCAGCTACACCTCCGAGACCGCCGCCCCCACCGGCCGTGGCCAGAGCCTGACGGCTCCGGGCCAGGCCCTCGGCCGCCGCAAGGAGGCCGTCGCCCGCGTCCGCCTCGTCCCCGGCACCGGCCAGTGGAAGATCAACGGCCGGACGCTCGAGGACTACTTCCCGAACAAGGTGCACCAGCAGCTGGTCAACAGCCCGCTCAAGCTGGTCGACGTCGAGGGTCGCTTCGACGTGGTCGCGCGCATCGTCGGTGGCGGCGTGAGCGGTCAGGCCGGCGCCCTGCGCCTCGGCGTGGCCCGTGCCCTCAACGAGATCGACGCGGAGCACAACCGCGCGGCGCTCAAGAAGGCCGGCTTCCTCACGCGTGACGCGCGTGTGGTCGAGCGCAAGAAGGCCGGGCTCAAGAAGGCCCGCAAGGCGCCCCAGTACTCCAAGCGCTGA
- the rplM gene encoding 50S ribosomal protein L13: MRTYTPKPGDVERTWHVIDASDVVLGRLATHVATLLRGKHKATFAPHVDGGDFVIVINAAKVALTGNKREQKLAYRHSGYPGGLRATPIGELLEKKPERVVEKAVRGMLPKTSLSRAQMSKLKVYAGPEHPHSAQQPKPFEITQVTQQA, encoded by the coding sequence GTGCGCACGTACACCCCGAAGCCCGGCGACGTCGAGCGGACCTGGCACGTCATCGACGCGAGCGACGTCGTCCTCGGCCGGCTCGCCACCCACGTCGCCACCCTGCTCCGCGGGAAGCACAAGGCCACGTTCGCCCCGCACGTCGACGGCGGTGACTTCGTCATCGTCATCAACGCGGCCAAGGTCGCCCTGACCGGCAACAAGCGCGAGCAGAAGCTCGCCTACCGCCACTCCGGCTACCCGGGCGGTCTGCGTGCCACGCCGATCGGCGAGCTGCTGGAGAAGAAGCCCGAGCGCGTCGTCGAGAAGGCCGTCCGCGGCATGCTCCCCAAGACGTCGCTCTCGCGTGCCCAGATGAGCAAGCTCAAGGTCTACGCCGGCCCCGAGCACCCGCACTCGGCGCAGCAGCCGAAGCCCTTCGAGATCACCCAGGTCACGCAGCAGGCCTGA
- a CDS encoding ABC-F family ATP-binding cassette domain-containing protein yields MGHLDLSGIGYVLPDGRPLLAGVDLRVGEGARVALVGPNGAGKTTLLRIAAGDEAPHAGTVSRSGGLGVMRQHVGRIADERSVRDLLASLAPAAVRDAAAELSASELAMLETDDTPTQMRYAQALADWADVGGYDAEVGWERVTEAVLSLPFERAQHREVRTLSGGEQKRLVLEALLRGPDEVLLLDEPDNYLDVPAKRWLEDALVASGRTVLFVSHDRELLSRTATHVASIEPSVAGSTIWVHGAGFATFGEARAARVARAEELTRRWEEEHAKLRDLVHTLKTRAAFNDGLASRYSAAQTRLRKFEEAGPPPLLAREQDVRVRLVGGRTAKRAVVAERLELTGLMRPFDAELWFGERVAVLGSNGSGKSHFLRLLAAGGTDPDREHAPVHEGAPAGSRPAAVAHTGRVTLGSRVRPGWFAQNDMHPELADRTLLEILHRGEGSRMGMGREQASKALDRYELVAAAEQRYGTLSGGQQARFQILLLELGGATLLLLDEPTDNLDLHSAEALERGLAAFEGTVVAVTHDRWFARGFDRFLVFGADGEVLETVEPVWDTGRVQRVR; encoded by the coding sequence ATGGGACACCTGGACCTCAGCGGCATCGGCTACGTGCTGCCCGACGGCCGGCCGCTGCTCGCGGGCGTGGACCTGCGGGTCGGCGAGGGTGCGCGGGTCGCGCTCGTCGGACCGAACGGGGCCGGCAAGACGACCCTCCTGCGGATCGCGGCCGGCGACGAGGCGCCCCACGCCGGCACGGTGTCCCGCAGCGGCGGCCTCGGCGTCATGCGGCAGCACGTCGGCCGGATCGCGGACGAGCGGTCGGTGCGGGACCTCCTGGCATCCCTCGCGCCCGCGGCGGTCCGCGACGCCGCCGCGGAGCTCTCCGCCTCGGAGCTGGCGATGCTGGAGACCGACGACACCCCCACCCAGATGCGGTACGCGCAGGCGCTGGCCGACTGGGCCGACGTCGGCGGGTACGACGCCGAGGTCGGCTGGGAGCGCGTGACCGAGGCCGTCCTGTCGCTGCCGTTCGAGCGCGCGCAGCACCGTGAGGTGCGCACGCTGTCCGGAGGGGAGCAGAAGCGGCTCGTCCTGGAGGCGCTCCTGCGCGGGCCCGACGAGGTCCTCCTGCTCGACGAGCCCGACAACTACCTCGACGTGCCGGCCAAGCGGTGGCTCGAGGACGCCCTGGTCGCCTCGGGCAGGACGGTCCTGTTCGTCAGCCACGACCGCGAGCTGCTCTCGCGCACCGCGACGCATGTCGCGAGCATCGAGCCGTCCGTCGCCGGCTCGACGATCTGGGTGCACGGAGCCGGCTTCGCGACCTTCGGCGAGGCGCGTGCGGCCCGCGTCGCGCGCGCCGAGGAGCTGACGCGCCGCTGGGAGGAGGAGCACGCGAAGCTGCGTGACCTCGTCCACACGCTCAAGACCAGGGCCGCCTTCAACGACGGCCTGGCCTCGCGGTACTCCGCGGCGCAGACGCGCCTGCGCAAGTTCGAGGAGGCCGGCCCGCCGCCCCTGCTGGCGCGCGAGCAGGACGTGCGGGTGCGCCTCGTCGGCGGCCGCACCGCCAAGCGCGCCGTCGTCGCCGAGCGCCTCGAGCTCACCGGGCTCATGCGCCCGTTCGACGCGGAGCTCTGGTTCGGGGAGCGCGTCGCCGTGCTCGGCTCCAACGGCTCGGGCAAGTCGCACTTCCTGCGCCTGCTCGCGGCCGGCGGCACCGACCCGGACCGCGAGCACGCGCCGGTGCACGAGGGTGCTCCCGCCGGCTCCCGGCCGGCGGCCGTGGCGCACACCGGCCGCGTCACGCTCGGCTCCCGGGTGCGGCCGGGGTGGTTCGCGCAGAACGACATGCACCCCGAGCTCGCGGACCGCACCCTGCTCGAGATCCTGCACCGGGGCGAGGGCAGTCGCATGGGCATGGGACGCGAGCAGGCGAGCAAGGCGCTCGACCGGTACGAGCTCGTGGCCGCGGCCGAGCAGCGCTACGGGACCCTGTCGGGCGGCCAGCAGGCCAGGTTCCAGATCCTCCTGCTCGAGCTGGGCGGGGCGACCCTCCTGCTCCTCGACGAGCCCACCGACAACCTCGACCTGCACTCGGCCGAGGCGCTCGAGCGCGGGCTGGCCGCCTTCGAGGGCACCGTCGTGGCGGTGACCCACGACCGCTGGTTCGCGCGCGGCTTCGACCGGTTCCTGGTGTTCGGCGCCGACGGCGAGGTGCTGGAGACCGTCGAGCCGGTCTGGGACACCGGACGGGTGCAGCGCGTGCGCTGA
- a CDS encoding DUF5709 domain-containing protein: MSTYGDTSATMPDPESAAEGDTNQLQQDDTLLDRGVDSILDEGYSPPERRPQYHRLETEVEQLEGETLDERLAQEVPDVWETQDEPRPSSDEPDRAGRLEAADSEPSGAAATSVMAQDVGIAGSAATAEEAAVHVVDEELDARGATSDDGEVPPAGPVTTERIQ, translated from the coding sequence ATGAGCACGTATGGCGACACCAGCGCGACCATGCCCGACCCGGAGAGCGCGGCGGAGGGCGACACCAACCAGCTGCAGCAGGACGACACGCTCCTGGACCGCGGCGTCGACAGCATCCTCGACGAGGGCTACTCGCCGCCCGAGCGCCGGCCCCAGTACCACCGCCTCGAGACGGAGGTCGAGCAGCTCGAGGGCGAGACGCTCGACGAGCGCCTCGCGCAGGAGGTGCCCGACGTCTGGGAGACGCAGGACGAGCCGCGCCCCTCCTCCGACGAGCCCGACCGGGCCGGTCGCCTCGAGGCCGCCGACTCGGAGCCCTCGGGTGCTGCGGCGACGAGCGTCATGGCGCAGGACGTCGGGATCGCGGGCAGCGCGGCCACCGCCGAGGAGGCCGCCGTGCACGTCGTCGACGAGGAGCTGGACGCCCGGGGCGCCACGTCCGACGACGGCGAGGTCCCGCCCGCGGGGCCCGTCACCACCGAGCGCATCCAGTAG
- the truA gene encoding tRNA pseudouridine(38-40) synthase TruA: MSREAGAPDGPSGATATLRVRLDLAYDGTEFAGWATQPGLRTVQGTLEAALGTVLRCPPPRLTVAGRTDAGVHARGQVAHVDLDPAAWDAVRGRMTSEPGEALVRRLAGVLPPDVVVHRAAPAAPGFDARFSALHRRYAYRIADDPARVDPLRRHLVVRHRVALDAAAMQEAAAALVGRHDFAAFCRPREGATTIRTLQVLTVERPAHGPDVGLVVVGVQADAFCHSMVRALVGALTAVGDGRRPADWPAGLLASGRREGVVAPAGGLCLEEVAYPPDAELAARAARTRARRAGADAASGPAARTS; the protein is encoded by the coding sequence GTGTCCCGCGAGGCCGGGGCCCCCGACGGGCCCTCCGGCGCGACGGCGACCCTGCGGGTGCGCCTCGACCTGGCGTACGACGGCACGGAGTTCGCCGGCTGGGCCACCCAGCCCGGGCTGCGCACGGTGCAGGGCACGCTCGAGGCCGCCCTCGGGACCGTCCTGCGCTGCCCGCCGCCGCGCCTGACGGTGGCCGGCCGGACCGACGCGGGCGTGCACGCGCGCGGGCAGGTGGCGCACGTGGACCTCGACCCCGCGGCGTGGGACGCCGTGCGCGGGCGCATGACGAGCGAGCCCGGGGAGGCGCTCGTGCGCAGACTCGCCGGCGTGCTGCCGCCCGACGTGGTCGTGCACCGGGCGGCGCCCGCGGCCCCGGGCTTCGACGCGCGGTTCTCCGCGCTGCACCGGCGCTACGCGTACCGGATCGCCGACGACCCGGCGCGCGTGGACCCGCTGCGTCGCCACCTCGTCGTGCGCCACCGCGTGGCCCTGGACGCCGCGGCGATGCAGGAGGCGGCGGCGGCGCTCGTCGGGCGGCACGACTTCGCGGCCTTCTGCCGGCCGCGGGAGGGGGCCACGACGATCCGCACCCTGCAGGTGCTCACCGTCGAGCGCCCCGCGCACGGCCCCGACGTCGGCCTCGTGGTGGTGGGCGTGCAGGCCGACGCCTTCTGCCACAGCATGGTGCGCGCGCTCGTGGGCGCGCTGACGGCCGTGGGGGATGGGCGCCGCCCGGCGGACTGGCCCGCCGGGCTGCTCGCCAGCGGCCGGCGCGAGGGCGTCGTGGCCCCCGCAGGCGGGCTGTGCCTGGAGGAGGTGGCGTACCCGCCCGACGCGGAGCTCGCGGCGCGCGCGGCACGGACCCGGGCCCGCCGCGCGGGCGCCGACGCCGCGAGCGGACCGGCCGCCCGGACGAGCTGA
- a CDS encoding ROK family protein produces MTTSSAPGPRTLAVDCGGGGIKVSVLDAAGTMHVPPVRVPTPYPLPPERLVSTVVELAASLPPADRTTVGMPGMIRHGVVIATPHYVTTAGPRTRVDPDLVAAWAGVDMESALRRALGHPVLVLNDAEVHGAGVVSGSGLELVLTLGTGLGSALFDGGALAPHLELSHAPVRRGTTYDAYLGEHERRRLGDGPWSRRVRRAIEGLRPVVLWDRLYLGGGNGRLVRPAVLAALGDDVVVVPNSAGIVGGVRAWSLRSPGDRSAPPG; encoded by the coding sequence GTGACCACCTCCTCGGCGCCCGGCCCGCGCACGCTCGCGGTCGACTGCGGCGGCGGGGGCATCAAGGTCTCCGTGCTCGACGCCGCGGGCACGATGCACGTCCCGCCGGTGCGCGTCCCGACCCCGTACCCGCTCCCCCCCGAGCGGCTCGTGAGCACCGTCGTGGAGCTGGCCGCGTCCCTCCCGCCGGCCGACCGCACGACCGTGGGCATGCCCGGCATGATCCGGCACGGCGTCGTCATCGCCACCCCGCACTACGTGACCACCGCGGGCCCCCGGACCCGGGTGGACCCCGACCTCGTCGCCGCGTGGGCGGGCGTGGACATGGAGTCCGCCCTGCGGCGCGCCCTCGGGCACCCCGTCCTGGTGCTCAACGACGCCGAGGTGCACGGCGCGGGCGTCGTGTCCGGCAGCGGTCTCGAGCTCGTCCTCACCCTGGGCACCGGCCTCGGCTCGGCGCTGTTCGACGGCGGCGCCCTGGCCCCGCACCTGGAGCTCTCCCACGCCCCCGTGCGGCGCGGCACCACCTACGACGCGTACCTGGGCGAGCACGAGCGGCGCCGCCTCGGCGACGGGCCGTGGTCGCGCCGCGTGCGCCGCGCGATCGAGGGTCTGCGGCCCGTGGTCCTGTGGGACCGGCTCTACCTGGGCGGCGGCAACGGTCGCCTCGTGCGCCCGGCGGTGCTCGCCGCCCTGGGCGACGACGTCGTGGTCGTGCCGAACTCCGCGGGCATCGTCGGCGGGGTCCGGGCGTGGTCGCTGCGCTCCCCCGGCGACCGGTCCGCACCCCCTGGCTGA
- the rplQ gene encoding 50S ribosomal protein L17: protein MPTPTKGPRLGGGPAHERLMLANLATSLFEHRRITTTETKAKRLRPLAERLITFAKRGDLHARRRVLATVRDKSVVHELFTEIAPAMAERQGGYTRITKIGSRKGDNAPMAVIELVMEPVSPKQATVREAEKATKKAAPKKAAPAAAPAEEVQDTTDVQDTTDEPTTAEEATQDEDAAKA from the coding sequence ATGCCTACGCCCACCAAGGGTCCGCGGCTCGGCGGCGGTCCGGCGCACGAGCGGCTCATGCTCGCCAACCTGGCGACGAGCCTGTTCGAGCACCGCCGGATCACGACCACCGAGACCAAGGCGAAGCGGCTCCGCCCGCTCGCCGAGCGTCTCATCACGTTCGCCAAGCGCGGGGACCTGCACGCGCGCCGCCGCGTCCTGGCGACCGTGCGGGACAAGAGCGTCGTGCACGAGCTCTTCACGGAGATCGCGCCCGCCATGGCCGAGCGTCAGGGTGGCTACACGCGCATCACCAAGATCGGCTCCCGCAAGGGCGACAACGCCCCCATGGCGGTCATCGAGCTCGTCATGGAGCCGGTGAGCCCGAAGCAGGCGACCGTGCGCGAGGCCGAGAAGGCCACGAAGAAGGCCGCGCCGAAGAAGGCCGCGCCGGCCGCCGCGCCCGCCGAGGAGGTCCAGGACACGACCGACGTCCAGGACACCACGGACGAGCCGACGACGGCCGAGGAGGCCACGCAGGACGAGGACGCCGCCAAGGCCTGA
- a CDS encoding DNA-directed RNA polymerase subunit alpha has protein sequence MLIAQRPTLTEEVVSEHRSRFVIEPLEPGFGYTLGNSLRRTLLSSIPGAAVTSIRIDGVLHEFSTVSGAKEDVTEIILNIKELVVSSENDEPVVMYLRKQGPGAVTAADITPPAGVEVHNPDLHIATLNAKGKLEVELTVERGRGYVSAQQNKSYEAEIGRVPIDSIYSPVLKVTYKVEATRVEQRTDFDKLIVDVETKAAITPRDALASAGKTLVELFGLARELNVEAEGIEIGPSPTDAALAADLALPIEELQLTIRSYNCLKREGIHSVGELVARSEADLLDIRNFGAKSITEVKEKLAGLGLSLKDSPIDFDPSTADYYDGDFTEDELS, from the coding sequence GTGCTCATCGCACAGCGCCCCACCCTGACCGAAGAGGTCGTCTCCGAGCACCGCTCGCGGTTCGTCATCGAGCCGCTCGAGCCCGGCTTCGGCTACACCCTCGGCAACTCCCTGCGCCGGACGCTCCTGTCGTCCATCCCGGGTGCTGCCGTGACGTCCATCCGCATCGACGGCGTGCTGCACGAGTTCAGCACCGTCAGCGGGGCCAAGGAGGACGTCACCGAGATCATCCTCAACATCAAGGAGCTCGTCGTCTCCTCGGAGAACGACGAGCCCGTCGTGATGTACCTGCGCAAGCAGGGTCCGGGCGCCGTCACGGCCGCGGACATCACGCCGCCGGCCGGTGTCGAGGTGCACAACCCCGACCTGCACATCGCGACGCTGAACGCCAAGGGCAAGCTCGAGGTCGAGCTCACGGTCGAGCGCGGCCGTGGCTACGTCTCGGCGCAGCAGAACAAGTCGTACGAGGCCGAGATCGGCCGCGTCCCGATCGACTCGATCTACTCGCCCGTCCTCAAGGTGACCTACAAGGTCGAGGCGACCCGTGTCGAGCAGCGCACGGACTTCGACAAGCTCATCGTCGACGTCGAGACCAAGGCCGCGATCACGCCGCGCGACGCGCTGGCCTCCGCCGGCAAGACGCTGGTCGAGCTGTTCGGCCTGGCGCGCGAGCTCAACGTCGAGGCCGAGGGCATCGAGATCGGCCCGTCGCCGACGGACGCCGCGCTCGCCGCCGACCTGGCGCTGCCGATCGAGGAGCTGCAGCTCACGATCCGCTCGTACAACTGCCTCAAGCGCGAGGGCATCCACTCGGTGGGCGAGCTCGTGGCGCGCAGCGAGGCGGACCTCCTGGACATCCGCAACTTCGGCGCGAAGTCGATCACGGAGGTCAAGGAGAAGCTCGCCGGGCTCGGCCTGTCGCTCAAGGACAGCCCGATCGACTTCGACCCCTCCACCGCCGACTACTACGACGGTGACTTCACCGAGGACGAGCTGTCCTGA
- the rpsK gene encoding 30S ribosomal protein S11, which translates to MPPKTRTSAARKPRRKEKKNIAVGVAHIKSTFNNTIVSITDPSGAVVAWASSGQVGFKGSRKSTPFAAQLAAEAAARRAQEHGMKKVDVFVKGPGSGRETAIRSLQATGLEVGSIQDVTPQAHNGCRPPKRRRV; encoded by the coding sequence ATGCCTCCCAAGACCCGCACCTCGGCGGCGCGCAAGCCGCGCCGCAAGGAGAAGAAGAACATCGCCGTGGGCGTCGCCCACATCAAGAGCACCTTCAACAACACCATCGTGTCGATCACCGACCCGTCCGGTGCCGTCGTCGCCTGGGCCTCGTCCGGCCAGGTCGGCTTCAAGGGCTCGCGCAAGTCCACGCCGTTCGCGGCGCAGCTCGCGGCCGAGGCGGCCGCCCGCCGCGCGCAGGAGCACGGCATGAAGAAGGTCGACGTCTTCGTCAAGGGTCCCGGCTCCGGCCGTGAGACCGCGATCCGCTCGCTCCAGGCCACAGGCCTGGAGGTCGGCTCGATCCAGGACGTGACGCCCCAGGCGCACAACGGCTGCCGTCCGCCGAAGCGCCGCCGCGTCTGA
- the rpsM gene encoding 30S ribosomal protein S13 has translation MARLVGVDLPRDKRLEVALTYIYGVGRTRAQQTLAATGISPDLRVKDLGDAELVALRDYLEGNYRLEGDLRREVAADIRRKVEIGSYEGIRHRRGLPVRGQRTKTNARTRKGPKRTVAGKKKAGRK, from the coding sequence ATGGCACGTCTCGTCGGCGTCGACCTCCCCCGCGACAAGCGGCTCGAGGTTGCGCTCACCTACATCTACGGCGTCGGCCGCACGCGCGCGCAGCAGACGCTCGCCGCGACGGGCATCAGCCCCGACCTTCGCGTCAAGGACCTCGGCGACGCCGAGCTCGTCGCCCTGCGCGACTACCTCGAGGGCAACTACCGCCTCGAGGGTGACCTCCGCCGCGAGGTCGCGGCCGACATCCGCCGCAAGGTCGAGATCGGCAGCTACGAGGGCATCCGGCACCGCCGCGGGCTGCCCGTGCGCGGTCAGCGGACCAAGACCAACGCCCGCACCCGCAAGGGTCCGAAGCGCACCGTGGCCGGCAAGAAGAAGGCCGGGCGCAAGTAG
- the rpmJ gene encoding 50S ribosomal protein L36, whose protein sequence is MKVKPSVKKICDKCKVIRRHGRVMVICDNLRHKQRQG, encoded by the coding sequence ATGAAGGTCAAGCCCAGCGTCAAGAAGATCTGCGACAAGTGCAAGGTGATCCGCCGGCACGGTCGCGTGATGGTCATCTGCGACAACCTGCGCCACAAGCAGCGCCAGGGCTGA
- the infA gene encoding translation initiation factor IF-1 gives MAKKDGVIEIEGSVVEALPNAMFRVELANGHKVLAHISGKMRQHYIRILPEDRVVVELSPYDLSRGRIVYRYK, from the coding sequence ATGGCAAAGAAGGACGGTGTCATCGAGATCGAGGGCAGCGTGGTCGAGGCCCTGCCGAACGCGATGTTTCGCGTGGAGCTGGCCAACGGTCACAAGGTGCTCGCCCACATCTCGGGCAAGATGCGTCAGCACTACATCCGGATCCTCCCCGAGGACCGGGTGGTCGTTGAGCTGAGCCCGTACGACCTGTCCCGCGGCCGGATCGTCTACCGCTACAAGTAG
- the map gene encoding type I methionyl aminopeptidase, translating into MFGRDRIEYKTADQVQAMRRAGLVVADAHAAVREAVRPGLTTADLDQIAAAVIRDAGATPSFLGYHGYPATLCVSVNDEIVHGIPGSRVLEPGDVVSVDCGAVVDGWHGDAAFTVVLDDADPADVALSETTERAMWAGIAALATGERLAVVGDAVEDVVASAPVTYGIVQEYVGHGIGTAMHQPPEVLNYRARDKGPKLRPGLCVAIEPMLTRGSRLTEVLEDDWTVVTEDGSRAAHWEHTVAIGPEGIWVLTAADGGAERLAEWGVTVTPWQ; encoded by the coding sequence ATGTTCGGTCGCGACCGGATCGAGTACAAGACGGCGGACCAGGTGCAGGCCATGCGCCGGGCCGGCCTCGTCGTGGCCGACGCCCACGCGGCGGTCCGCGAGGCCGTCCGACCGGGCCTGACCACGGCGGACCTGGACCAGATCGCGGCCGCGGTGATCCGTGACGCCGGGGCGACGCCGTCGTTCCTCGGGTACCACGGCTACCCCGCGACGCTGTGCGTCTCGGTCAACGACGAGATCGTGCACGGGATCCCGGGGTCGCGCGTGCTCGAGCCGGGCGACGTCGTCTCGGTCGACTGCGGTGCCGTCGTGGACGGCTGGCACGGCGACGCGGCCTTCACCGTCGTGCTGGACGACGCGGACCCCGCGGACGTCGCGCTGAGCGAGACCACCGAGCGCGCCATGTGGGCCGGCATCGCCGCCCTGGCGACGGGGGAGCGGCTCGCCGTCGTCGGCGACGCCGTCGAGGACGTGGTGGCGAGCGCGCCGGTGACCTACGGGATCGTGCAGGAGTACGTCGGGCACGGGATCGGCACGGCGATGCACCAGCCGCCCGAGGTCCTCAACTACCGGGCCCGGGACAAGGGGCCCAAGCTGCGTCCCGGCCTGTGCGTGGCGATCGAGCCGATGCTCACGCGGGGCTCGCGACTGACCGAGGTCCTCGAGGACGACTGGACCGTCGTCACCGAGGACGGGTCGCGCGCGGCGCACTGGGAGCACACCGTGGCCATCGGCCCCGAGGGCATCTGGGTGCTCACGGCCGCGGACGGCGGAGCCGAACGGCTCGCGGAGTGGGGCGTCACCGTCACCCCGTGGCAGTGA
- a CDS encoding adenylate kinase: protein MTARLVIMGPQGAGKGTQAARLAERLGVPAISTGDIFRANIKGGTELGVLAQSYTARGELVPDSVTNDMVRDRLAQEDVREGFILDGYPRNAAQVAELDAILAESGLALDAVVELAADRDELLARLAKRAAIEGREDDTPESIARRLDIYAEQTAPLTSAYETRGLLVRVDGIGGIDEVTERLVAALDGALLRGTV from the coding sequence GTGACGGCACGACTGGTGATCATGGGCCCGCAGGGCGCCGGCAAGGGCACGCAGGCCGCGCGCCTGGCCGAGCGGCTCGGCGTCCCGGCGATCTCGACCGGTGACATCTTCCGCGCGAACATCAAGGGCGGCACCGAGCTCGGTGTGCTCGCGCAGTCGTACACGGCCCGCGGCGAGCTGGTCCCGGACTCGGTGACGAACGACATGGTGCGCGACCGCCTGGCGCAGGAGGACGTCCGCGAGGGCTTCATCCTCGACGGGTACCCCCGCAACGCGGCGCAGGTGGCGGAGCTCGACGCGATCCTCGCCGAGAGCGGGCTCGCCCTGGACGCGGTCGTCGAGCTCGCGGCGGACCGCGACGAGCTGCTGGCGCGGCTCGCCAAGCGCGCCGCGATCGAGGGGCGCGAGGACGACACCCCCGAGTCGATCGCCCGTCGCCTGGACATCTACGCCGAGCAGACGGCGCCCCTGACGTCGGCGTACGAGACGCGCGGGCTCCTCGTGCGCGTCGACGGCATCGGCGGCATCGACGAGGTCACGGAGCGGCTCGTCGCGGCGCTGGACGGCGCCCTGCTGCGCGGGACGGTCTGA